The Chanos chanos chromosome 6, fChaCha1.1, whole genome shotgun sequence genome includes a region encoding these proteins:
- the her8.2 gene encoding hairy-related 8.2 — protein sequence MTATNLAQGSDRHTSAKEERKLRKPLIERKRRERINNCLDQLRETVVGAFRLDQSKLEKADILEMTVKHLQNIQSNKPNDPSLDVEAQQKYSTGYIQCMHEVHNLLLSCDWMDKTLGSRLLNHLLKSLPRSPQDCSQQSKPRPVDSPHNHCELAHSHGNGLVSPRASPSSPAMLVKEAPPTQAHYPPPLNRPHPTDNPNLAVLEMWRPW from the exons ATGACGGCCACGAACCTTGCCCAGGGCTCGGATAGGCACACTAGTgcaaaggaggaaagaaag cTTCGGAAGCCACTCATTGAGAGAAAAAGACGAGAAAGGATAAACAATTGCCTAGATCAGTTGAGAGAGACGGTGGTCGGAGCCTTTAGACTTGAT CAATCCAAATTGGAAAAAGCAGACATTCTGGAAATGACAGTTAAACATCTACAGAATATTCAGAGCAATAAACCTAATG ATCCATCCCTGGATGTGGAGGCCCAGCAGAAATACAGCACAGGTTACATTCAGTGCATGCACGAAGTGCACAACCTTCTGCTCTCCTGTGATTGGATGGACAAAACGCTGGGGTCCCGCCTCCTCAATCACCTGCTCAAATCCCTACCCAGATCACCACAGGACTGCTCCCAGCAATCCAAGCCAAGACCAGTTGACTCTCCTCATAACCACTGCGAACTTGCTCACAGCCATGGTAATGGGTTAGTGAGCCCAAGAGCTAGCCCATCATCCCCTGCTATGCTTGTCAAAGAAGCCCCGCCCACTCAGGCTCATTACCCTCCCCCTCTGAATAGACCACACCCCACAGACAACCCTAACTTGGCAGTGCTAGAGATGTGGAGGCCttggtaa